One window from the genome of Xiphophorus hellerii strain 12219 chromosome 16, Xiphophorus_hellerii-4.1, whole genome shotgun sequence encodes:
- the ndufb10 gene encoding NADH dehydrogenase [ubiquinone] 1 beta subcomplex subunit 10, with the protein MPDDYDKAAYPEPPRQTPAVDKQTALPNPALILSKLFYYTVDLPVTTFRDTIDSIRSKNKLVYYHQKFRRVPDLMDCKEGDFTCYYEADMQWRRDYKVDQEIVKVIQERMRACQQREGHSYQQNCTKEIQQFNEVTKNFQSRYGDLGAYANARKCLMKQKERMMAAQAQSA; encoded by the exons ATGCCCGACGACTATGATAAAGCAGCATACCCCGAGCCTCCGCGACAAACTCCGGCCGTGGATAAGCAGACGGCGCTGCCAAACCCAGCTCTAATTCTGTCTAAACTCTTCTATTACACCGTGGACCTTCCTGTCACCACATTTAGAG aTACTATCGACAGCATTCGGTCTAAAAATAAGCTGGTCTACTACCACCAGAAGTTTCGCCGTGTTCCCGACCTGATGGACTGCAAGGAGGGAGACTTCACCTGCTACTATGAGGCTGACATGCAGTGGAGGAGAGACTA TAAAGTGGATCAGGAGATTGTGAAGGTGATCCAGGAACGAATGAGGGCCTGTCAGCAGAGAGAAGGGCACAGCTACCAGCAGAACTGCACCAAAGAAATCCAGCAGTTTAATGAGGTGACCAAGAACTTCCAGTCACGCT ATGGAGACCTTGGGGCCTACGCTAATGCGAGGAAGTGTCTAATGAAGCAAAAAGAACGAATGATGGCAGCTCAGGCCCAAAGTGCTTAA
- the rnf151 gene encoding RING finger protein 151: MADPDLSAQSGGYDVELFVDPPDYDLICTICQGVLRCPVRSACHHIFCKKCILQWLKRQETCPCCRKPVNPSLIFVMFKLSKSIGRLKIKCKNEIRGCAETFSLSEQYCHSMTCLYELIPCPYQGCRAQLLRRDIDTHARHCEHWRQPCHMGCGTILTHSTQTQHNCYKQLRQEYEARQRNHRAIATALHRKMKRMQSTMAHMKRQIGLICESLEVMDDLHEVEEEVDLGESSGSSSGSSSNSNC; the protein is encoded by the exons ATG GCTGACCCAGACCTTTCAGCACAGAGTGGGGGCTACGACGTGGAGCTGTTTGTAGACCCTCCGGACTACGACTTGATCTGCACCATTTGTCAGGGGGTCCTCAGATGTCCAGTAAGAAGTGCATGCCACCATATCTTCTGCAAGAAATGCATCTTACAGTGGCTGAAAAG ACAGGAGACCTGCCCCTGCTGCAGGAAGCCGGTAAACCCAAGCCTGATCTTTGTCATGTTCAAGCTGAGCAAATCGATTGGACGCTTGAAAATAAAG TGTAAAAATGAGATCCGTGGCTGTGCAGAGACCTTTTCCCTCTCAGAGCAGTACTGTCACAGCATGACCTGCCTGTACGAGCTCATCCCCTGCCCGTACCAGGGCTGCAGGGCGCAACTCCTGCGCAGGGACATTGACACTCATGCGCGCCACTGTGAGCACTGGCGGCAGCCCTGCCACATGGGCTGTGGGACAATACTCACGCACAGCACCCAGACTCAGCACAACTGCTACAAACAGCTGAGGCAGGAGTACGAGGCCAGGCAGAGGAACCACAGGGCCATCGCCACGGCCCTACATAGGAAGATGAAAAGGATGCAAAGCACCATGGCCCACATGAAGAGGCAAATAGGGTTAATATGTGAGAGCCTGGAGGTAATGGATGACCTACACGAGGTGGAAGAGGAAGTGGACCTTGGAGAGAGCAGCGGCAGTTCCAGTGGGTCTTCAAGCAACAGCAACTGCTAA
- the rps2 gene encoding small ribosomal subunit protein uS5 → MADDAGGRGGFRGGFGAGGRGRGRGRGRGRGRGRGARGGKSEDKEWVPVTKLGRLVKDMKIKTLEEIYLYSLPIKESEIIDFFLGSGLKDEVLKIMPVQKQTRAGQRTRFKAFVAIGDYNGHVGLGVKCSKEVATAIRGAIILAKLSIVPVRRGYWGNKIGKPHTVPCKVTGRCGSVLVRLIPAPRGTGIVSAPVPKKLLMMAGIDDCYTSARGCTATLGNFAKATFDAISKTYSYLTPDLWKETVFTKSPYQEFTDHLAKTHTRVSVQRGQTVPAPTS, encoded by the exons ATGGCGGACGACGCCGGTGGTAGAGGAGGTTTTCGCGGAGGCTTTGGCGCAGGTGGCCGCGGTCGTGGCCGTGGACGCGGCAGGGGCCGTGGAAGGGGCCGCGGTGCTCGGGGTGGCAAGTCCGAAGACAAGGAG TGGGTTCCCGTCACCAAGCTGGGCCGCCTTGTTAAGGACATGAAGATCAAGACTCTGGAGGAGATCTATCTCTACTCTCTGCCCATCAAG GAGTCTGAGATCATTGACTTCTTCCTGGGTTCTGGTCTGAAAGACGAGGTCCTGAAGATCATGCCTGTCCAAAAGCAGACCAGGGCTGGTCAGCGCACAAGGTTCAAG GCCTTTGTTGCCATTGGCGACTACAACGGCCATGTTGGTCTGGGAGTGAAGTGCTCCAAGGAGGTAGCTACAGCTATCCGTGGAGCCATCATCCTGGCCAAGCTGTCCATCGTTCCAGTCAGGAGAGGTTACTGGGGTAACAAGATTGGCAAACCCCACACCGTGCCCTGCAAGGTGACGGGTCGCTGCGGCTCGGTACTGGTGCGTCTCATCCCGGCGCCCCGTGGTACTGGAATTGTGTCGGCGCCTGTGCCCAAAAAGCTGCTCATGATGGCTGGTATTGATGACTGCTACACCTCCGCCAGGGGCTGCACCGCCACGCTCGGCAACTTTG CTAAGGCCACTTTTGATGCCATCTCAAAGACCTACAGCTATCTGACCCCTGATCTGTGGAAGGAAACAGTTTTCACAAAGTCTCCATACCAG gagtTCACCGACCATCTGGCTAAGACTCACACCAGGGTGTCTGTGCAGCGGGGCCAGACTGTGCCAGCTCCTACCTCCTAA